ATCTACTTGCCAATTCTTATAAAGAACAAGAGGCGATTCCATATTATGAGAAAGCGATAGAACTTGATCCAACCAGGCCAATCTATTTATGTAATATGGGATTAACTTATACGAATCTCGGACAATGGCAAGAAGCCATAGAAAATCACAAAAATGCAGTTGAGTTAAGAAAGACGCTATCTAAGGATATATACGAGTTGGACTACTATTATGAATATCTTGCTATAGCGTATTCCAAAGCAGGCAGGCTGAAGGAATTCATAGATATTTTCGAAAAGTCAGGTGACTTAAATGATAAACCAGATAAGAAGGCAATCATATACAACCGAATTGGCAATCTATTTGCTGATTCTAAAAAAGAACAGGAAGCGATTCCATATTATGAGAAAGCGATAGAACTTGATCCAACCAGGCCAATCTATTTATGTAATATGGGATTAACTTATGCGAAGATCGAACAATGGAATGAGGCGATAGAATGCCACAAGCAGGCAATTGAGCTAAGGAAAAAGTCGCTTGACGATCCATATGGGTTGGATTATTATAATAGCTTTCTTATTGAAGTATATGATAAAATTGGTAAAAAAGACCCTTAAGTATGCATTAGTAGATTTAGGATTTATTCACAGTAATTATAAAAAATAATTAATCCTTTAAATTATTCATTAAGGAGCTCATGATCCCTCATTTATGGTTTATTTCTTGTAATGTTAAACGAAAACGAGAGTCCCAAATAATGGTAACTCTCGTTTGTGACCCCGGCGGGATTCAAACCCACGACCTTCAGAACCGGAATCTGACATTCTATTCAGCTGAACTACGGGGCCAAAAAAGTTTACAAATGTAAGTCCCTTTTTCCTCTTTTGCAAGGGAGTTGAGCCTTTGCATTTTCACTTACTCAAAGATCTCCTTTGCTTTAATTTTGACCCAACTCAGGTTTTGCTTACCTTTATCAAAACTTTACCAATATGCAAAGATTACCATTTTTACTACTTTTCGTTTGCCTTTCCGAAGTTATATTGGCTCAAGTTACATTTACAATAGAATTTCTGCCTGCTAAAACTCCAATAAAAGATACCATTTTCATGACATCCACTTTAAACAAATGGAATCCTCATGATAATGCGTATGCTTTTAAACAAACTGGCTATGGAAAATTATCATTAACAATTAATAATGCAATAGATTCCTTTGAATACAAGTTATGTAGAGGAAATTGGAACGAAATTGAGGTTGATTTAACAGGTCAAGATTTTAAAAATCGGAATTATACAACCAAACTTGGTAATCGAATTGAAATTAAAGTACTTGGGTGGAGAGATTTATCGCCCAAGCGAAAATCAACTGCTACAAAAGGAGTAAGTTTTGTTCCCACCAGTATTGAGATGCCTCAGTTCAACAGAAAAAGAACAATCAGAATGTATTTCCCTCCCAACTATTCATCGGGAAAGCGATTTCCAGTAATCTATATGCACGATGGGCAGAACTTATTCGATTCTGCAACATCATTTTCTGGGGAGTGGAAGGTTGACGAAATCCTAGATAGTCTTTACAAATATCACAATTTTTCATGTATTGTTGTTGGAATTTACAATGGCGAGAATCAAAGATTAAACGAGTTTTCGCCTTGGCATAACGATTCATTAAATGCAGGTGGAGATGGGGATAAATATGCAAAATTCATTG
This window of the Bacteroidales bacterium genome carries:
- a CDS encoding alpha/beta hydrolase: MQRLPFLLLFVCLSEVILAQVTFTIEFLPAKTPIKDTIFMTSTLNKWNPHDNAYAFKQTGYGKLSLTINNAIDSFEYKLCRGNWNEIEVDLTGQDFKNRNYTTKLGNRIEIKVLGWRDLSPKRKSTATKGVSFVPTSIEMPQFNRKRTIRMYFPPNYSSGKRFPVIYMHDGQNLFDSATSFSGEWKVDEILDSLYKYHNFSCIVVGIYNGENQRLNEFSPWHNDSLNAGGDGDKYAKFIVKILKPFIDSHYRTLIDRENTAIIGSSMGGLISLYITLQYPEVFGKAAIFSPSLWFSPKVFEMMQKYNLKKIQKIYLISGAKEGEQTVYNTLKADSLLRSVGFDENYLRCKISKDGEHIEWFWSREFGDAVRYLFSL